Proteins encoded within one genomic window of Alteribacter populi:
- a CDS encoding LacI family DNA-binding transcriptional regulator, producing the protein MAITIKDVAKRANVAPSTVSRVIANSSRISQRTKEKVREAMEELGYHPNFNARSLANKTTKTIGLVMPNSANKTFQNPFFPEVIRGISTKAHQLDYGLYLSTGQTEEEIYEEVQDMVQGHRVDGIILLYSRVNDKVISYLYEQNFPFTIIGRPYDERMTNITYVNNDNFKAAKTVTEYLLLLGHERVAFIGGNFDFVVTVDHMEGYERALNNAGVDLQDEYIVFREELQEGGQEAVIDLMSLKEPPTALLVADDIMTFGVLRMLGEMDIIVPDDVSIVSFNNVLISELSAPPMTTVDINIYGLGYEAAACLIEKIDQPNSAAKKVIIPHKLIKRQSCQKNVKKIITQ; encoded by the coding sequence ATGGCTATCACAATAAAAGACGTTGCAAAACGAGCAAATGTGGCTCCTTCTACCGTTTCCAGAGTGATCGCAAACAGCTCTAGAATCAGTCAAAGGACAAAAGAAAAAGTCAGGGAGGCGATGGAGGAGTTAGGGTATCATCCTAATTTTAATGCCCGTAGCTTGGCGAACAAAACGACGAAAACGATTGGTTTGGTCATGCCTAATTCAGCGAATAAAACATTCCAAAACCCCTTTTTCCCAGAAGTTATCAGAGGAATAAGTACTAAAGCTCATCAATTGGATTATGGATTATACCTATCAACTGGTCAAACGGAAGAAGAAATTTATGAAGAAGTACAAGATATGGTTCAAGGGCACAGAGTTGATGGGATCATCCTTTTATACTCTCGTGTAAATGATAAAGTGATTTCGTATTTATACGAGCAAAACTTTCCGTTTACAATCATTGGTCGGCCCTATGATGAACGAATGACAAATATTACTTATGTAAACAATGACAACTTTAAAGCTGCGAAAACAGTGACAGAGTATTTATTACTGTTAGGTCATGAGAGAGTTGCTTTTATCGGAGGTAACTTCGACTTTGTTGTCACAGTTGACCATATGGAAGGGTATGAACGTGCGCTTAATAATGCAGGGGTTGATTTGCAGGATGAATATATTGTCTTCCGTGAAGAGTTGCAAGAGGGAGGGCAAGAAGCGGTTATAGATTTAATGAGCTTAAAAGAACCACCTACAGCGTTACTCGTAGCAGATGATATTATGACCTTTGGGGTTCTGCGCATGCTTGGTGAAATGGATATTATTGTTCCTGACGATGTTTCCATTGTGAGCTTTAACAATGTTTTAATCTCAGAGTTATCAGCACCTCCGATGACAACTGTAGATATTAATATTTACGGGCTAGGCTATGAGGCAGCAGCATGTTTAATCGAAAAAATCGATCAACCTAATTCAGCTGCAAAAAAAGTCATTATTCCTCACAAGCTCATTAAAAGACAATCTTGCCAAAAGAACGTAAAAAAAATAATTACCCAGTAA
- a CDS encoding helix-turn-helix transcriptional regulator, with the protein MMVPEIYHCGVKGCLEETTFYWVHFSFPRSYSLVDETEVDWSHIMKQESTYIDPAQFQLHLPRYGKITNEERLYHHLSLLNRLNPSQSPLDKLKQQSIFYECMIIIQQEAVQIPTSAETVSSEAVSYIKEHFNDPSLTLTGISSELLYHPDYVTRCMRRTTGLTPNQYLTRYRLEIAKELIIKTNQDLGAVSKEVGITDRSYFSRVFKKIEGITPNEFRRMRANESARL; encoded by the coding sequence ATGATGGTTCCAGAAATTTACCATTGTGGTGTTAAGGGGTGTTTGGAAGAGACGACATTTTATTGGGTTCACTTTAGCTTTCCGAGGTCCTACTCGTTAGTAGATGAAACTGAGGTAGATTGGTCTCATATTATGAAACAAGAAAGTACATATATAGACCCTGCACAGTTTCAGCTTCATCTACCCAGGTATGGAAAAATAACAAATGAAGAACGCTTATATCATCATCTTTCACTATTAAATAGGTTAAATCCATCCCAGTCACCATTGGACAAACTTAAACAACAGTCGATCTTTTATGAATGTATGATCATTATTCAACAAGAAGCTGTACAGATACCCACAAGTGCGGAAACGGTATCAAGTGAAGCGGTCTCCTACATTAAAGAGCATTTCAATGATCCATCTCTAACACTAACCGGTATATCTAGTGAGCTCCTATATCATCCCGATTATGTAACAAGATGTATGAGGCGAACAACCGGTCTAACACCAAATCAGTATTTGACCCGATATCGCCTTGAAATTGCCAAAGAACTTATAATAAAAACGAATCAAGACTTAGGTGCTGTATCAAAGGAAGTTGGCATAACAGACCGGAGCTATTTTTCGAGGGTTTTTAAAAAAATTGAAGGAATTACGCCTAATGAATTCCGAAGAATGCGTGCGAATGAATCAGCTCGTTTGTAA
- a CDS encoding MATE family efflux transporter, with amino-acid sequence MPKQQAKKKLTLYALTWPIFIEIFLHMLMGNADTLMLSQYDDNAVAAVGVSNQLMSVIIVMFGFVATGTTILIAQYLGAKKNQQASQIAVVSLAANLLFGLLLSAVLFLFGPQLLGAMNLPPELMETALLYLRIVGGFAFVQALIMTAGAVIKSHGFTRDAMWVTLGMNLLNVIGNYLFIFGPMGFPSLGATGVAISTATSRTLGLVVLMLLLYKRVNGELPFSYLFRTFPKVELQQLMKIGIPSAGEHLSYNASQMVITFFIASMGTIELTTRVYATNIMMFSFLFAIAIGQGTQILVGHLIGEGKYQEAYARCLRSLWIGFTVSTTAAALFAIFRKPLLSIFTDNPEIIELGGILLLLTVILEPGRAFNLIVINCLRAAGDVKFPVYIGILSMWGVSVTISYGAGIIVGLGLIGVWLSFIADEWLRGLLMLRRWKGKQWQRMSFVHQKEEDSKETANA; translated from the coding sequence ATGCCAAAACAGCAAGCTAAGAAAAAACTAACGCTGTACGCATTAACGTGGCCGATCTTTATTGAGATTTTCCTTCATATGTTAATGGGGAATGCAGACACTCTCATGCTTAGTCAATATGATGATAACGCCGTTGCGGCTGTGGGTGTCTCGAATCAACTGATGAGTGTCATAATCGTCATGTTCGGATTTGTAGCAACGGGAACAACGATACTAATTGCCCAATATTTAGGCGCTAAGAAAAATCAACAAGCGAGTCAAATTGCTGTCGTTTCCTTAGCAGCTAATTTACTTTTTGGATTACTATTAAGTGCTGTCCTCTTCCTTTTCGGCCCACAACTGTTAGGAGCAATGAATCTACCTCCAGAGCTTATGGAAACAGCTCTCCTTTATTTACGTATTGTTGGTGGCTTTGCTTTCGTTCAAGCGTTAATTATGACTGCAGGCGCTGTTATAAAAAGTCACGGGTTTACCCGCGATGCCATGTGGGTCACGTTAGGTATGAACCTTTTAAATGTTATCGGAAACTACCTTTTTATCTTTGGTCCTATGGGCTTTCCATCATTGGGAGCTACAGGGGTAGCCATAAGTACAGCAACGAGCCGAACTCTAGGACTGGTCGTGTTAATGCTCTTATTGTATAAACGAGTCAACGGAGAACTGCCTTTTTCTTATCTTTTCCGTACATTTCCAAAGGTGGAGCTCCAACAGTTAATGAAGATTGGTATCCCTTCGGCAGGTGAACATCTTTCTTATAACGCTTCACAAATGGTGATCACCTTTTTCATTGCTTCGATGGGAACGATTGAATTAACGACCAGAGTTTATGCCACGAATATTATGATGTTTTCCTTTTTGTTCGCAATTGCCATTGGTCAAGGTACCCAGATTCTTGTTGGTCATTTAATAGGAGAAGGAAAATATCAAGAAGCTTACGCACGTTGTTTACGAAGCTTATGGATCGGCTTTACCGTATCTACTACGGCAGCAGCTCTTTTTGCAATTTTCCGTAAGCCTCTGCTCTCTATTTTTACTGACAATCCGGAAATCATTGAATTGGGCGGTATTTTACTCTTGCTTACTGTTATTTTAGAACCGGGCAGAGCCTTCAACCTTATTGTAATTAATTGTCTTAGAGCTGCCGGTGATGTTAAATTTCCTGTTTATATCGGAATCTTGTCTATGTGGGGAGTCTCGGTCACCATTTCATATGGTGCAGGGATCATTGTCGGCCTAGGGCTTATCGGCGTTTGGCTCTCATTTATTGCAGATGAATGGCTGCGAGGCTTGCTTATGTTGAGAAGATGGAAAGGAAAGCAGTGGCAAAGGATGTCATTTGTTCATCAAAAGGAAGAAGATTCGAAGGAAACAGCGAATGCTTAG
- a CDS encoding TAXI family TRAP transporter solute-binding subunit, which produces MKKKFYTMFASVMTFGMLLSACGEADDAEENGGTADEGEDTGEEVATDDEVRLQMGTGSTGGTYYPLGGEMANVINDNIEDYEDFDISAVSSGASVDNLSQIFQGEMDLGMTVHLPAVDSLTGAGDFEGVEVDNFGFMGHIYPEVMQIAAPADAGIETISDLEGKSVAIGPPGSGTQAAATLILEAHGLEEGDYTALEEGFGDAAGRIQDGSLDASFGLLGLPAGSLDELSVNTDIVLLSIEDDAMDYILENSGYAQFDIPADSYDQVELDGPVNAITAYAILVGSTDTIDEDLGYEITKALFENSESITHDQGQHLTKENAMNGSDGLPMHPGAERYFEEEGLLD; this is translated from the coding sequence TTGAAGAAAAAGTTTTACACAATGTTTGCTTCTGTTATGACGTTTGGCATGCTGCTTTCTGCATGTGGCGAAGCTGATGATGCTGAAGAAAACGGTGGCACTGCTGACGAGGGTGAAGATACTGGTGAGGAAGTAGCTACTGATGATGAGGTACGCTTGCAAATGGGTACTGGAAGCACAGGTGGTACATATTATCCACTAGGTGGAGAAATGGCCAACGTCATTAATGACAATATCGAAGACTACGAAGACTTTGATATAAGTGCGGTTTCCAGTGGTGCATCTGTTGATAACTTATCTCAGATTTTCCAAGGTGAAATGGATCTAGGAATGACGGTTCACTTGCCTGCAGTAGATTCATTAACTGGTGCTGGTGACTTCGAAGGTGTTGAAGTTGATAACTTCGGTTTCATGGGCCATATCTACCCTGAGGTTATGCAAATTGCAGCTCCTGCAGATGCTGGTATTGAAACAATCTCTGACTTGGAAGGTAAATCTGTTGCGATTGGACCACCAGGAAGTGGTACTCAAGCAGCAGCTACGTTGATCTTAGAAGCTCACGGCCTTGAAGAGGGGGATTACACTGCCCTTGAAGAAGGTTTCGGTGATGCTGCGGGTCGTATCCAAGATGGTAGTTTAGATGCATCATTTGGTCTTTTAGGATTACCTGCTGGTAGCCTTGATGAGCTATCTGTTAACACTGACATTGTTCTGCTTTCCATTGAAGACGATGCGATGGATTATATCCTTGAAAACAGTGGCTATGCTCAATTTGATATCCCTGCAGATTCATACGACCAAGTTGAATTAGATGGTCCTGTCAACGCGATCACTGCTTATGCAATTTTAGTAGGATCCACGGACACTATTGATGAAGACCTTGGCTATGAGATTACGAAAGCGTTATTCGAAAACAGTGAAAGCATTACACACGACCAAGGACAACACTTAACCAAAGAGAACGCCATGAACGGATCTGATGGTCTGCCAATGCACCCTGGTGCAGAGCGTTACTTTGAAGAAGAAGGCTTGTTAGATTAA
- a CDS encoding TRAP transporter permease yields MAEKTDQQKQQELISKYDKESAYRQDTGKWYWIIAFMAISLTIFHLYRAYPANGPLVFLMQGAVHLGTAMGLIFLLYPATKKGIKRKGIPFYDVILAFLAMGSSYYILFRYDWLTGGARILGFSTLDIIVASIGIILLLEASRRAVGIPIVVIASLAILYGLFGTNIPYFGHGGFDWSGLSRRLFYSSDAIFGTPIQISATYIYLFLFFGVMLIKTGVGQYFNDLAFGLTGRYTGGTAKAAVVASAMQGTVTGSSVANTVGSGSFTIPMMKRAGFRPQFAAAAEASASTGGQIMPPIMGAAAFIMAEYVSGVSYSDIIIIGIIPAILYFTGVFMGTHYEAKRYGIHGLPKDQLPALKGILKKIYLLLPLVTIITMLVNGFTPTTAALYGIGAAFLVSFVQKETRLGWRDLLDAFEQGARIALPVIAACATAGIIVGVVVFTGLGSKIAGGLLGLAGDSLFLLLFFTMIACILLGMGLPTTANYVVTATMAAPALIEFGIPPIAAHFFVFYFGIVADITPPVCLAAYAGAGIARANPMKAGGNALKLAIAAFIIPYVFVYNPVLLLEDATFMNLAPVLITALIGMAAISAAMMGYFVRKPNWLERALLLGAGVMLIYPDNLILSGSGLVLLIGIGLFQKFLKESSEKATSA; encoded by the coding sequence ATGGCAGAAAAAACAGATCAGCAAAAACAACAAGAATTAATTTCAAAATACGATAAAGAATCCGCTTACCGTCAAGATACAGGGAAATGGTATTGGATCATTGCATTTATGGCAATCTCATTAACGATTTTTCACCTGTATAGAGCTTATCCCGCTAATGGTCCCTTGGTCTTTTTAATGCAAGGAGCAGTTCACCTCGGTACCGCAATGGGGCTGATATTCCTTTTATACCCTGCTACTAAAAAAGGGATTAAACGAAAAGGAATACCTTTTTACGATGTGATCTTAGCCTTTTTAGCAATGGGAAGCTCCTATTATATCCTTTTTCGATATGATTGGTTAACCGGAGGAGCAAGAATCCTAGGTTTCTCTACTCTCGACATCATTGTCGCTTCAATTGGTATTATCCTATTATTAGAGGCATCTAGACGTGCGGTTGGTATTCCGATCGTAGTTATCGCAAGTTTAGCGATTCTTTATGGTCTATTTGGAACGAACATTCCTTACTTTGGACACGGTGGCTTTGATTGGTCCGGATTATCAAGAAGATTATTTTATTCATCAGACGCAATATTTGGTACTCCAATCCAAATATCAGCAACGTATATTTACCTGTTTTTATTTTTCGGGGTTATGCTCATCAAAACAGGTGTAGGACAATACTTTAATGATTTAGCTTTCGGTTTGACCGGTCGTTATACTGGTGGTACCGCAAAAGCGGCTGTTGTTGCTTCAGCCATGCAAGGAACAGTAACAGGAAGTTCTGTTGCCAACACGGTAGGATCTGGTTCCTTTACAATTCCGATGATGAAACGGGCAGGCTTTAGACCTCAGTTCGCGGCTGCAGCGGAAGCCTCGGCTTCTACTGGTGGACAGATTATGCCACCTATTATGGGTGCTGCTGCTTTTATCATGGCCGAATATGTAAGCGGCGTTTCATATAGTGATATTATTATTATCGGGATAATTCCAGCAATTTTATATTTCACAGGTGTGTTCATGGGAACCCACTATGAAGCTAAGCGCTATGGTATCCATGGTTTACCAAAAGATCAGCTTCCAGCGCTTAAAGGGATTTTAAAAAAGATTTATCTTCTCTTACCGCTTGTTACAATTATTACGATGCTGGTGAACGGATTTACTCCTACCACCGCTGCCTTATATGGTATCGGCGCAGCCTTCTTAGTAAGCTTTGTACAAAAAGAAACGCGATTAGGTTGGCGAGATCTCCTTGATGCCTTTGAGCAAGGTGCACGCATTGCCCTCCCAGTTATCGCTGCCTGTGCTACCGCAGGGATCATTGTAGGTGTCGTTGTATTTACTGGATTAGGAAGCAAAATTGCTGGTGGCCTTTTAGGGCTTGCTGGTGACAGTTTGTTCCTGCTCCTATTCTTTACGATGATTGCTTGTATATTACTTGGTATGGGCTTACCGACTACAGCTAACTACGTTGTAACCGCAACGATGGCGGCTCCAGCATTAATCGAGTTCGGGATCCCACCGATTGCTGCTCACTTCTTTGTTTTTTACTTTGGAATTGTAGCAGATATTACGCCTCCAGTATGTTTAGCCGCATACGCCGGAGCCGGAATTGCAAGGGCAAATCCGATGAAAGCTGGTGGAAATGCCTTAAAGCTTGCGATTGCTGCGTTTATCATTCCATATGTTTTTGTATACAATCCAGTTTTACTGCTAGAAGATGCAACATTTATGAATCTAGCACCGGTTCTTATTACAGCTTTAATTGGAATGGCTGCCATTAGTGCCGCGATGATGGGCTACTTCGTTAGAAAGCCGAACTGGCTAGAACGAGCCCTATTACTCGGCGCAGGTGTGATGTTAATTTACCCGGATAATTTGATCCTTTCAGGTTCAGGTTTAGTTCTATTAATAGGAATTGGTTTGTTTCAAAAATTTCTTAAAGAATCATCTGAAAAGGCGACTTCTGCTTAA